One window from the genome of Candidatus Omnitrophota bacterium encodes:
- a CDS encoding site-specific DNA-methyltransferase — MAEKLNKLNGGTWLQYSFSIWRDVQKNQEEWKLKHPAMFPIKLAERLIEIYTNKPNQIVLDPFMGSGSVMIAAQAMKMKGVGFEINKEYCGMAKKRLEETYKSMFSEDNSTIYCDSSLNIKKYLASDFVDLTVTSPPYWDILNRKRTADKKEIQNYSDSKDDFGNIPSYEDFLASLQKVFKEVYDVTKPKRFCIVVVMDIRKNSTLYQLHSDLTRKMEEIGFCLNDIIIWDRQKEYNNMRPLGYPYSFIVNKVHEYILIFKKPDIQKEK, encoded by the coding sequence ATGGCAGAAAAGTTGAATAAATTAAACGGTGGAACCTGGCTCCAATACTCTTTCAGTATTTGGCGAGATGTCCAAAAAAACCAGGAAGAATGGAAATTAAAGCATCCCGCCATGTTCCCGATAAAACTGGCAGAACGCTTAATTGAGATATACACAAATAAACCGAATCAAATAGTTCTAGACCCATTTATGGGTAGCGGTAGCGTAATGATTGCTGCTCAAGCTATGAAAATGAAAGGTGTTGGTTTTGAGATAAACAAGGAATATTGCGGCATGGCTAAAAAGAGGTTAGAAGAAACATACAAAAGCATGTTTAGTGAAGACAATTCTACAATTTACTGTGACTCGTCTTTAAATATTAAAAAATACTTGGCGTCTGATTTCGTGGATTTAACGGTTACTTCACCGCCCTATTGGGATATCCTAAATCGTAAAAGGACAGCAGACAAAAAAGAGATTCAAAATTATAGTGATTCTAAAGACGATTTCGGGAATATTCCAAGCTATGAAGATTTCTTAGCTTCATTACAAAAAGTTTTTAAGGAAGTCTATGATGTTACAAAGCCAAAGCGTTTTTGTATAGTAGTTGTGATGGATATTAGAAAAAATTCTACATTGTATCAGTTGCATTCGGATTTAACTAGGAAAATGGAAGAAATAGGTTTTTGTTTAAATGATATTATTATTTGGGATAGACAAAAAGAATATAACAATATGCGTCCACTTGGATATCCGTATTCTTTTATCGTAAATAAAGTGCACGAATATATATTGATTTTTAAGAAACCAGACATCCAAAAGGAGAAATAA
- a CDS encoding DUF2130 domain-containing protein, with translation MEQQTELQELKPCPSCGTMLPYDKWLKVVGVYEEQQKHRKQLEQELSKAKEQSQKLKEEYKNVREKEKQLKNQYLQKIKDSRAQVKETQGRLKNKERLLKSELKQKFNLREEKLQSRFEKDKQTALNRIRKEGIRIGSEKEKIKAEKLKNDIEKLKKEQVDAKAKLKEKFQKEQERIKRKLEREKHKEQKQIRQDGIKTGMDKQRARTEKVSQMAEKYRKARDEAIEKAKQLEEMIKKGTTPQIEGLDFEHELANQLKQKFPEDEIKPTGRKGDIIQTVQAESKKIGKIIYECKKTKEFQNQFIEQIRRDKARVIADHGIIVTWATKEDRRGFWVEGDIIIVHPYGVLDMATFLRETLLQMYALKLSKSEFETKGKAILEFMQSEEFRTRIQDSITKSKEAYDILKKEVKTHMNTWKKRFKIYEGIHRNTSIIQNTVRYVLLHGKIPEKLPEAKELPALPLSMETTGNKSRPILET, from the coding sequence ATGGAACAACAAACAGAATTACAAGAGCTAAAACCTTGCCCTTCATGCGGAACTATGCTGCCGTATGACAAATGGCTTAAGGTAGTAGGTGTTTATGAAGAACAGCAAAAACACAGGAAACAGCTCGAGCAAGAACTTTCTAAAGCAAAAGAGCAAAGCCAAAAACTTAAAGAGGAATACAAAAACGTCAGAGAAAAAGAGAAACAATTAAAAAATCAATACTTGCAAAAAATAAAAGACAGTCGAGCACAAGTTAAAGAAACACAAGGGAGATTAAAAAACAAAGAGCGTCTCTTAAAATCAGAACTTAAACAGAAATTTAACTTGCGAGAAGAAAAACTCCAATCTAGATTTGAAAAAGATAAACAAACAGCATTAAATCGGATCAGAAAAGAAGGGATAAGAATTGGCTCAGAAAAAGAGAAAATAAAAGCAGAAAAACTTAAAAATGATATAGAGAAATTAAAAAAAGAACAAGTAGATGCTAAGGCAAAACTTAAAGAGAAATTTCAGAAAGAGCAAGAAAGAATTAAGCGTAAATTAGAAAGAGAAAAACATAAAGAACAGAAGCAGATTCGTCAAGATGGCATAAAGACGGGAATGGATAAACAAAGAGCGAGGACAGAGAAGGTAAGCCAAATGGCTGAGAAATATCGAAAAGCAAGAGATGAAGCAATTGAGAAAGCTAAGCAGCTTGAGGAAATGATAAAAAAAGGCACAACGCCACAGATAGAGGGTCTTGATTTTGAGCATGAGTTAGCTAATCAACTCAAACAGAAATTTCCAGAAGATGAAATAAAACCAACGGGACGAAAAGGTGATATTATTCAGACAGTGCAAGCGGAAAGCAAGAAGATCGGGAAGATTATTTATGAGTGTAAAAAGACCAAAGAATTTCAGAATCAATTCATAGAACAAATTCGACGCGATAAAGCTAGAGTAATTGCAGACCATGGGATAATCGTTACTTGGGCTACCAAAGAAGACAGGCGGGGTTTTTGGGTCGAAGGCGATATAATTATAGTTCATCCCTATGGAGTTTTGGATATGGCAACATTCCTTCGAGAAACATTACTACAGATGTATGCGCTTAAATTATCAAAGTCAGAATTTGAAACTAAAGGTAAGGCCATACTTGAATTTATGCAATCCGAAGAATTTAGGACCCGAATTCAAGATTCTATTACGAAAAGTAAAGAAGCCTATGATATTTTGAAAAAGGAAGTCAAAACACATATGAATACTTGGAAAAAGAGATTCAAAATATACGAGGGAATCCATAGAAATACTAGCATTATTCAGAATACGGTTCGTTACGTGTTGCTTCACGGTAAAATTCCGGAGAAACTTCCTGAGGCAAAAGAACTCCCAGCTTTACCTCTATCAATGGAAACAACAGGAAATAAGTCCAGGCCTATTTTAGAGACATAA
- a CDS encoding deoxyribonuclease IV, producing the protein MLLGMQVSTEGKVYEALERAHKLGCNTMQIFARNPQQWRQDFLEPKDIEEFRQRQERFKISPLFLHISYLINLASPNPRLYNASIEAYIEDILEAQVLGADYIVTHMGSHKETTEEEGLARFIEALDRILQKSQSTKVGVLLENTAGSGSWLGYKFSHHKEIIQCLKHKERVGLCLDTAHAYLAGYDIATKEGLEGVLDEIDEMVGLNRLKVIHLNDAKDKLGSKHDRHEHIGKGKIGLEGMKRIINHPRLRDLPFILETPKKSDEDDSMNLNTVRKLRQ; encoded by the coding sequence ATGCTGCTAGGAATGCAGGTTTCTACTGAGGGGAAGGTTTACGAGGCACTGGAACGGGCGCATAAATTAGGCTGCAACACCATGCAGATATTCGCGCGCAATCCCCAGCAGTGGCGCCAGGATTTTTTAGAACCCAAAGATATTGAGGAATTCCGGCAGAGGCAGGAAAGATTTAAGATTTCTCCGCTTTTTCTCCATATCTCTTATTTGATTAATCTGGCCTCGCCCAATCCCAGGCTCTATAATGCCTCTATCGAAGCCTACATCGAGGATATCCTGGAGGCGCAGGTCTTAGGTGCTGATTATATTGTCACGCATATGGGTAGCCACAAGGAGACTACAGAAGAAGAAGGTTTGGCGAGATTCATCGAAGCCTTAGACAGGATATTACAGAAATCCCAAAGTACTAAGGTTGGCGTATTGCTGGAGAATACCGCAGGTTCTGGATCGTGGCTCGGTTATAAGTTCAGCCACCATAAAGAAATTATCCAGTGTTTAAAACATAAAGAGCGCGTCGGCCTTTGCTTGGATACCGCGCACGCGTATCTGGCCGGTTATGATATTGCTACTAAAGAGGGCTTGGAAGGCGTCCTCGATGAAATAGATGAAATGGTTGGCCTGAATCGGCTCAAGGTTATACATCTTAACGACGCCAAAGACAAGCTGGGCTCTAAACATGACCGGCACGAACACATCGGAAAAGGAAAGATAGGCTTAGAAGGCATGAAACGGATTATTAATCACCCTAGATTAAGGGATCTACCTTTTATCTTAGAGACCCCTAAGAAGAGCGATGAAGACGACAGCATGAATTTAAATACTGTCAGAAAACTCAGGCAATAA
- the leuS gene encoding leucine--tRNA ligase: protein MYPFKETEEKWQKYWLEHKIFSAEAKSGRKKYYVLEMFPYPSGKIHMGHVRNYTIGDAYSRYKWIQGYNVLHPMGFDAFGQPAENAAIKNKTKPDTWTHKCIDWMKAELEKMGFSYDWQRQVSTCESDYYKWNQWIFLKMFERALAYKKESSVNWCPACETTLANEEVINDECWRCHTKVEQKDLEQWFLKITEYRERLLDDLKALKDWPERVVAMQTNWIGKSEGVEIYFRLKDNEKTIPVFTTRVDTIFGATYIVLAPEHPLVKGVIQGKPQEKEVLKFIKKVSKESRVVRAASDVKKEGIFTGAYALNPVNNETIPVWIADYVLMEYGTGAIMAVPCHDQRDFLFAKEHKLPMRIVIRTNDQRPTTNDQITEAYEGDGVQVNSGQFDGLPNQEAKKKISEWMDAAGIGKIQTHWRLRDWLISRQRYWGTPIPIIYCKKCGVVPVPYEDLPVELPKDAPFTGKGGSPLGKVKEFVNVSCPKCKSPARRETDTMATFFDSSWYFLRFCSSAFREAPFDKEQAKYWMPVDQYIGGIEHAILHLLYSRFFTKFFQDLRMIDFSEPFKKLLTQGMVLKDGEVMSKSRGNIVDPDSIIKKCGADTLRLYILFAAPPEVEMEWSERGIEGAFRFLNRLWRLLEHQEKKNSSSAISLRLEKKMHSTIKEVTRDLEGFKFNTAISRIMELVNEIYQNLDADITEAVKTAVLLISPFTPHLAEEMWQKLGHKESILAAGWPKYEEKFLREDSVTIIVQVNGKLRLKVEAPADISEDKLKELVLSDEKLKPWIKGQPIKNCIIVPKKLVNIVI from the coding sequence ATGTATCCTTTTAAAGAAACCGAAGAAAAGTGGCAGAAGTACTGGCTGGAACATAAGATTTTTAGCGCTGAAGCAAAATCCGGCCGCAAAAAATATTATGTCCTGGAGATGTTCCCTTATCCGTCGGGAAAAATCCATATGGGCCATGTGCGTAATTACACTATCGGCGATGCCTACAGCCGCTATAAATGGATACAGGGCTATAACGTCCTGCACCCGATGGGTTTTGATGCCTTTGGCCAGCCTGCAGAGAATGCTGCCATAAAAAATAAGACCAAACCCGATACCTGGACGCATAAATGTATTGACTGGATGAAGGCGGAATTAGAAAAAATGGGCTTCTCCTATGATTGGCAAAGACAAGTCTCAACCTGCGAAAGCGATTATTATAAATGGAACCAGTGGATATTCTTAAAGATGTTTGAGCGGGCCTTAGCCTACAAGAAAGAATCTTCTGTCAACTGGTGCCCGGCCTGCGAGACCACCCTGGCTAATGAAGAGGTTATTAACGATGAATGTTGGAGGTGCCATACTAAGGTAGAGCAGAAGGATTTAGAGCAATGGTTTTTAAAGATTACCGAATACAGAGAGCGCCTCTTGGATGACCTTAAGGCATTGAAAGACTGGCCTGAGAGAGTCGTTGCCATGCAGACCAACTGGATAGGCAAGAGCGAAGGTGTTGAGATATATTTTCGCCTGAAAGATAACGAAAAAACCATCCCTGTTTTCACTACCAGGGTAGATACTATTTTTGGCGCAACCTACATTGTTTTGGCTCCGGAGCATCCTTTAGTAAAAGGGGTTATTCAGGGTAAGCCTCAGGAAAAAGAGGTTTTGAAATTTATAAAAAAGGTAAGCAAGGAGAGTAGAGTTGTGCGCGCTGCCTCTGACGTAAAGAAGGAGGGCATCTTTACCGGCGCTTATGCCTTAAATCCCGTAAATAACGAAACTATCCCTGTATGGATTGCGGATTATGTTTTAATGGAATACGGCACAGGCGCGATTATGGCTGTGCCTTGCCATGACCAGCGTGACTTTCTTTTTGCCAAAGAACACAAGCTACCAATGAGAATAGTTATTCGGACCAACGACCAAAGACCAACGACCAACGACCAAATAACTGAAGCATACGAGGGCGACGGGGTACAGGTTAATTCCGGGCAGTTTGACGGACTCCCTAATCAGGAAGCTAAGAAAAAGATTTCCGAGTGGATGGACGCTGCCGGAATCGGAAAAATCCAGACCCACTGGCGGCTGCGCGACTGGCTCATCTCGCGCCAACGCTACTGGGGGACACCCATTCCGATTATCTACTGTAAAAAATGCGGGGTTGTCCCTGTGCCTTACGAAGATTTGCCTGTGGAGCTACCTAAAGACGCGCCTTTTACCGGAAAAGGCGGAAGCCCTTTGGGCAAAGTAAAAGAGTTCGTTAATGTTTCCTGTCCAAAGTGCAAATCTCCTGCCCGCCGCGAAACCGATACCATGGCTACCTTCTTTGATTCCTCCTGGTATTTCTTAAGATTCTGTTCGTCTGCCTTTAGAGAAGCGCCCTTTGATAAAGAACAGGCCAAATACTGGATGCCGGTTGACCAGTATATCGGCGGCATAGAGCATGCCATTCTGCATTTATTATATTCGCGTTTCTTTACTAAGTTTTTCCAGGACCTCAGGATGATAGATTTTTCCGAGCCGTTTAAGAAATTACTCACCCAGGGCATGGTTTTAAAGGACGGGGAAGTAATGTCTAAGTCGCGTGGCAATATCGTTGACCCGGATTCCATTATTAAGAAATGCGGGGCGGATACCTTGAGATTATATATTTTATTTGCTGCGCCGCCGGAAGTAGAGATGGAGTGGTCAGAGCGCGGCATTGAAGGCGCATTTAGGTTCTTAAACCGCCTCTGGCGTTTGCTTGAACATCAGGAGAAGAAAAATTCATCTTCGGCTATAAGCCTACGGCTAGAAAAGAAGATGCACTCTACGATTAAGGAAGTGACCCGGGATCTGGAAGGCTTTAAATTTAATACGGCCATCTCCCGGATTATGGAGTTGGTGAACGAAATTTACCAGAACCTTGACGCAGATATAACCGAAGCAGTAAAGACCGCGGTATTGTTGATTTCCCCGTTTACGCCCCACTTGGCTGAGGAGATGTGGCAGAAATTAGGCCATAAAGAAAGCATACTTGCCGCGGGGTGGCCGAAATACGAGGAAAAATTCCTCCGGGAAGATTCCGTTACCATTATTGTTCAGGTAAATGGTAAGCTGCGCTTAAAAGTCGAGGCCCCGGCAGATATCAGCGAGGATAAATTAAAGGAACTCGTGCTTAGCGATGAAAAACTCAAACCCTGGATTAAAGGCCAGCCGATCAAAAACTGCATTATCGTCCCCAAGAAGCTCGTCAATATCGTAATATAA
- a CDS encoding helix-hairpin-helix domain-containing protein, translated as MFNLTTQERRVILFLLAVALLGLGINFTLKVNSRIASVVRIDERITRVNLNQANPQDLLNLPGITPKLADKIMAYRNTQGRFKDIEELKEIKGIGDYRYEKLKELFYAE; from the coding sequence ATGTTTAATCTCACAACACAGGAGCGCAGGGTGATTTTGTTTTTACTTGCTGTGGCCCTGTTGGGCTTAGGCATAAATTTCACGCTCAAGGTTAATTCCCGCATAGCCAGCGTCGTCCGGATAGATGAGCGCATTACCAGAGTAAACTTGAATCAAGCCAACCCGCAAGACCTTTTAAACCTGCCCGGTATCACGCCAAAGTTAGCGGACAAAATAATGGCTTACCGCAATACCCAAGGCCGATTTAAAGATATTGAGGAACTAAAAGAGATAAAGGGTATCGGCGATTACCGGTATGAAAAATTAAAAGAGCTCTTTTATGCGGAGTAG
- a CDS encoding ComEC/Rec2 family competence protein has protein sequence MRSSITKRPLVICTVIFCSGIIIADCLRSPFLWVYIFALVFLLLSFIFLKKSARFDLFLSCLIFFFAAALLRNARVLPKSHIGKFLSYQSNHTYIVKGVVDNQPFLKNNQTSFIFKAEEIQSADSRYKTCGNILVRIKGRENLNYGEELLLHGNLRRPFSFGNIKRQSYRNYLYNQGIFSIMAVRSPGLAVKLNQNKALALKRLVFWLKNRMEEVIFQRLSQVAAGILDAMVLGEKKNISPLIYSSMIKSGTVHILVVSGFNTGIVSFLIILFLRLIRIPREIRFYLATPLLIIYCLMTGASNPVIRATVMAIVFMFAYLVRREADIYNSCALAALFILSIKPGQLFDVGFQLSFVSVLSLAYFYPRVKSFLRVDTLKRRYIRFFIEGCIVSFSAWLGTLAFIAYYFKIISPVTVLANIFIVPLASLVTLCGFSLIAAQLFCPFLAPYFAASTEFVVKLLLGTNSLLIRLPGAYFYLL, from the coding sequence ATGCGGAGTAGTATAACTAAACGGCCCCTGGTAATATGCACAGTTATTTTCTGTTCAGGGATAATCATTGCCGATTGCTTAAGGTCGCCTTTTTTATGGGTTTACATTTTTGCCTTGGTTTTTCTGCTGCTTAGTTTTATTTTTCTTAAAAAGAGCGCCCGCTTTGATTTATTTTTATCCTGCCTGATATTCTTCTTTGCCGCGGCCTTATTAAGAAATGCACGGGTTCTTCCTAAATCCCATATTGGGAAATTCTTATCCTACCAGAGTAATCATACCTATATAGTAAAAGGGGTTGTGGATAACCAGCCTTTCTTAAAAAATAATCAGACCTCCTTTATCTTTAAGGCCGAAGAGATACAATCCGCTGATTCAAGGTATAAAACCTGCGGTAATATCCTGGTGCGTATAAAAGGCAGGGAAAATTTAAACTACGGGGAAGAATTGCTTCTTCATGGTAATCTCCGTCGGCCATTTAGTTTCGGTAATATTAAGCGGCAGAGTTACCGTAATTATTTATATAATCAGGGTATATTTTCTATAATGGCCGTGCGTTCCCCGGGCCTTGCGGTGAAATTAAATCAGAATAAAGCCCTGGCGCTAAAACGCCTGGTCTTTTGGTTAAAAAACAGGATGGAGGAGGTAATTTTTCAACGCCTTTCTCAGGTAGCCGCCGGCATATTAGATGCCATGGTCCTGGGCGAAAAGAAAAACATATCGCCGCTTATTTATAGCTCTATGATTAAATCCGGGACAGTGCATATACTGGTGGTGAGCGGTTTTAACACGGGTATAGTTAGTTTTCTTATTATTTTATTTTTAAGGTTAATCCGCATACCCAGGGAAATACGTTTTTACCTCGCTACCCCTCTACTGATTATTTATTGCCTGATGACCGGCGCATCGAACCCGGTAATAAGAGCGACGGTGATGGCCATAGTCTTTATGTTTGCTTATTTAGTCAGGAGGGAAGCAGATATCTATAATTCCTGCGCCCTGGCCGCGCTATTTATATTAAGTATCAAACCCGGGCAGTTATTTGATGTAGGTTTTCAACTTTCCTTTGTCAGCGTTCTTTCCCTAGCTTATTTTTATCCCCGGGTAAAATCGTTTCTGCGCGTGGATACCCTGAAAAGAAGATATATAAGGTTTTTCATAGAGGGCTGTATAGTTTCCTTTTCCGCCTGGCTGGGGACACTGGCGTTTATTGCATACTATTTTAAGATTATCTCTCCTGTAACCGTATTAGCGAATATATTTATTGTACCCCTAGCCTCCCTGGTTACTTTATGCGGTTTTAGCCTGATAGCCGCGCAGCTTTTTTGCCCTTTTTTGGCTCCTTATTTTGCCGCAAGCACCGAATTTGTAGTCAAGCTCCTCCTGGGCACCAATAGTCTCTTAATCAGGCTGCCCGGAGCCTATTTCTACCTACTTTAA
- the bamD gene encoding outer membrane protein assembly factor BamD, protein MRRIILIFVILCGLSVEPAYPYWIWTPKTGKWINPKNQPKSTPKEQFDYAKSFYDIKKYEEAKREFQRVLKFYPKSAEAAESQYYLGLVDEELGDLYAAYQAYQKVIDKYPFSERIPQIIEREYKIGEQFMSGYKRKALGVPLPVENPAIEIFSKVVDNSTYGPLAPAAQYKLGLVLKSLLRYYEAEDAFNKVVSSYPDSEWAGAAKFQIASCRAAVSRSPDYDQWATNEAKQKFEEFVREHPDAVLSREAEKNIDALKEKEAQSDYNIARFYEKQKAFESAKIYYREITDNYPGSQWAARALERLEILEKRGK, encoded by the coding sequence ATGAGGCGGATAATCTTAATCTTTGTAATTTTATGCGGTTTGTCGGTTGAACCGGCTTACCCTTATTGGATCTGGACCCCCAAAACCGGAAAATGGATTAATCCCAAGAACCAGCCTAAATCCACGCCTAAAGAGCAATTTGATTACGCCAAGAGTTTTTATGATATAAAAAAATACGAAGAGGCAAAGCGTGAATTCCAGCGGGTGCTCAAGTTTTATCCGAAATCAGCCGAGGCTGCGGAGAGCCAGTATTATCTGGGGTTGGTAGATGAGGAATTGGGTGATTTATACGCCGCCTACCAGGCATACCAGAAGGTGATTGACAAGTACCCCTTTTCCGAAAGGATACCCCAGATTATCGAACGCGAATACAAGATCGGTGAACAATTTATGTCAGGGTATAAACGTAAGGCCCTGGGCGTGCCATTACCGGTAGAAAACCCGGCTATAGAGATATTCAGTAAGGTGGTGGATAATTCTACTTACGGCCCCCTGGCGCCCGCGGCACAGTATAAGCTGGGTTTAGTTTTGAAGAGCCTGTTACGTTATTATGAGGCAGAGGATGCCTTTAATAAAGTAGTCTCGAGTTATCCGGATAGCGAGTGGGCGGGGGCAGCTAAATTCCAGATTGCCTCCTGCCGTGCTGCCGTATCCCGCAGCCCCGATTATGACCAGTGGGCTACCAACGAGGCAAAGCAGAAGTTCGAGGAGTTCGTCCGGGAACATCCGGATGCGGTCCTTTCACGCGAGGCCGAGAAGAATATCGATGCCTTGAAAGAAAAAGAGGCGCAGAGTGATTATAATATCGCCAGGTTCTATGAGAAACAAAAGGCATTTGAGTCAGCCAAAATTTATTATAGGGAGATAACCGATAATTATCCCGGTAGCCAATGGGCAGCCAGGGCTTTAGAGAGGCTGGAGATATTGGAGAAGAGGGGAAAATGA
- a CDS encoding LptE family protein, whose translation MINIKKLLDYWVIGLLGCWIIGLAGCGYTTKSMISTQFKTIYVVPFVNKIDITQESSVGNKYRINKPMLESDITRRVSNKFLFDGNLRPAKEESADLVLKGELVDFRRDPLRYNDSDDVEEYRINLVVNISLWDKKENKLVWEENNFTGDYTYFTSFAPSIAVKKSDDTAVNEAMDDLARRIVERTVEQW comes from the coding sequence ATGATAAATATTAAAAAGTTATTGGATTATTGGGTTATTGGATTATTGGGTTGTTGGATTATTGGGTTGGCCGGTTGTGGTTATACTACTAAATCAATGATATCTACCCAATTCAAGACCATATACGTGGTTCCCTTCGTCAATAAGATAGATATCACCCAGGAGAGCAGCGTCGGGAATAAATACAGGATCAATAAGCCGATGCTGGAGTCGGATATTACCAGGAGGGTCTCGAATAAGTTTCTTTTTGACGGTAACCTGCGGCCTGCCAAGGAGGAATCCGCGGATTTGGTTTTAAAGGGAGAATTGGTAGATTTCCGCCGCGACCCCTTACGCTATAATGATAGTGACGACGTAGAGGAATACCGGATCAACCTGGTAGTCAATATCAGCCTCTGGGATAAAAAGGAAAATAAATTAGTCTGGGAGGAAAATAATTTCACGGGTGATTATACCTACTTTACCAGCTTTGCCCCGTCAATCGCGGTAAAGAAATCCGATGATACCGCCGTCAACGAGGCCATGGATGATTTAGCGCGCCGGATTGTCGAGCGGACTGTCGAGCAATGGTAA
- the rpsT gene encoding 30S ribosomal protein S20, which yields MPRRRTSLKRNRTDKKRHLRNLKIKKELKKALKKFQALISAKNINEAKTYLIKIFSQLDKAAKKRVIHSNTASRKKSRLARRLNRTA from the coding sequence ATGCCAAGGCGTAGAACTTCTTTAAAAAGAAACCGTACGGATAAAAAAAGGCACCTGCGCAACCTCAAAATAAAAAAAGAACTGAAAAAAGCCTTAAAGAAATTCCAGGCTTTGATTTCGGCCAAGAATATCAACGAGGCAAAGACTTACCTGATAAAGATTTTTTCTCAACTGGATAAAGCCGCAAAAAAAAGAGTCATCCATTCCAACACCGCCAGCCGCAAGAAATCGCGTTTAGCCCGAAGGCTTAACCGGACCGCATAG